In a genomic window of Armatimonas rosea:
- a CDS encoding LolA family protein — protein sequence MRQIDRGAQQAIDQLVAAHQALFSYSAQVRAEAVGDTKRETAMATVSYQKPNRARVEVKRVGGPSQLSVSDGTNRLVEGGGSRRKGKAEAGEKAVITTLSQANFFISPVFLYLTSRAAPIPSLLPGPPKVLGYGNPINLDGVAVEVVIADVQTKDGIVRLTFSIGKDDHLLRRLMIQTDFQSENLTLAETYTQVKANPSLEKKLFTLPA from the coding sequence ATGAGACAGATCGACCGAGGAGCACAGCAGGCAATCGACCAGCTGGTCGCGGCGCACCAGGCGCTCTTTTCCTACTCCGCCCAGGTCCGCGCAGAGGCCGTTGGAGATACCAAGCGCGAGACCGCCATGGCGACTGTCTCCTACCAGAAACCCAACCGCGCCCGGGTCGAGGTCAAGCGTGTGGGCGGACCGAGCCAGCTCTCGGTCAGCGATGGCACCAACCGCCTGGTCGAGGGCGGCGGCTCCCGGCGCAAGGGGAAGGCGGAGGCAGGGGAGAAGGCCGTCATCACGACACTGAGCCAGGCGAACTTCTTTATCTCCCCGGTCTTTCTCTACCTGACCTCGCGGGCCGCGCCCATTCCGAGCCTGCTCCCCGGACCGCCCAAGGTGCTGGGCTACGGCAACCCGATCAACCTCGATGGGGTCGCGGTCGAGGTCGTGATCGCGGATGTGCAGACCAAGGATGGGATCGTGCGCCTGACCTTCTCCATCGGCAAGGACGATCACCTGCTCCGGCGGCTGATGATCCAGACAGACTTTCAGAGCGAGAACCTCACCCTCGCGGAGACCTACACCCAGGTGAAGGCCAACCCGTCGCTGGAGAAGAAGCTCTTCACGCTCCCCGCATGA
- a CDS encoding AAA family ATPase has product MITALSVQGYRSVHDLWLELGALNVLTGPNGCGKSNLYRAVYLLHAAAAGSLARALADEGGMPSVLWAGPRKRHETRRLTLGVHLTGGLAYTLAAGLPEPNDLPLEHGYFQLDPLIKEETVRFEGSTLVDRGKSGVTLRDESGKRVSLPMSLTRSESVLTQIAEPHRYPYLVSLRDTLQRWRFYHQFRTDEAAPLRQPQVGTFTPALAHDGRDLAAALATILTLGDAPRLLLTVARALGGAELRIAHDPEQARFRVQLQTPGLLRPLEATELSDGTLRFLCLVAALLSPRLPPLLALNEPETSLHPDLIEPLAELIVEASQRAQLWIVTHSTKLADAIARQSGTAPVRLALRDGETVLDER; this is encoded by the coding sequence ATGATCACCGCGCTCTCGGTCCAGGGCTACCGCTCGGTCCACGATCTCTGGCTGGAGCTCGGGGCGCTCAACGTGCTGACCGGCCCCAATGGCTGCGGCAAGTCCAACCTCTACCGCGCGGTCTATCTCCTCCACGCGGCGGCGGCAGGGAGCCTCGCGCGCGCCCTCGCCGACGAGGGCGGGATGCCGTCGGTGCTCTGGGCCGGCCCCCGCAAGCGCCACGAGACCCGGCGGCTGACCCTGGGAGTCCACCTGACCGGCGGGCTCGCCTACACGTTGGCCGCCGGCCTCCCCGAGCCCAACGACCTGCCGCTAGAGCACGGCTACTTCCAGCTCGACCCACTGATCAAGGAGGAGACCGTCCGCTTCGAGGGCTCGACTCTGGTAGACCGTGGCAAGAGTGGAGTCACCCTGCGCGATGAGAGCGGCAAGCGCGTCTCATTGCCCATGAGCCTGACCCGGAGCGAGTCCGTGCTGACCCAGATCGCCGAGCCGCACCGCTACCCGTATCTCGTCAGCCTTCGGGACACGCTCCAGCGCTGGCGCTTCTACCACCAGTTCCGCACCGACGAAGCCGCGCCCTTGCGCCAGCCGCAGGTGGGAACCTTCACCCCCGCGCTCGCCCACGATGGCCGCGACCTCGCCGCCGCGCTGGCGACGATTCTGACACTTGGGGATGCGCCGCGCTTGCTGCTGACGGTCGCGCGGGCACTGGGTGGCGCGGAGCTGCGGATCGCCCACGATCCCGAGCAGGCGCGCTTTCGGGTGCAGCTCCAGACTCCAGGGCTGCTGCGCCCGCTGGAGGCCACGGAGCTCAGCGACGGCACCCTGCGCTTTCTCTGCCTGGTCGCCGCGCTGCTCTCCCCACGCCTGCCGCCGCTGCTCGCCCTCAACGAGCCGGAGACCAGCCTCCACCCCGACCTGATCGAGCCCCTCGCCGAGCTGATTGTCGAGGCGTCGCAGCGCGCCCAGCTCTGGATCGTCACGCACAGCACCAAGCTCGCCGACGCCATCGCACGCCAGTCCGGGACCGCCCCTGTCCGTCTCGCCCTCCGCGACGGCGAGACGGTCTTGGACGAACGCTAG
- a CDS encoding 3-keto-disaccharide hydrolase: MATRKSIFFFSATALLGAATLLTTATPAASQAQRGQQQPPAFPSSIRLGGRAPMAAKVLIGPKGEGFAENWVTRGTKDPAAWTLQEDGGMLPNKKDITSTSEFGDCFVHVEFKVPTEHGNAGIAFHGRYEVQMYNSFGGELTKETGAAFYSQKAAKFNAAKPAGEWQSYDILFRAPRFDETGKVTEKARASVFWNGVLVQNNEEFNGPTGIQYGDFKGEVKVGPLVLQGNHDLVQYKNLWVVSQ, from the coding sequence ATGGCAACACGTAAATCCATTTTCTTTTTTAGCGCAACGGCGCTTCTTGGGGCGGCGACGCTCCTCACGACGGCGACACCCGCGGCATCGCAAGCCCAGCGTGGCCAGCAGCAGCCCCCTGCCTTCCCTAGCTCCATCCGGCTCGGAGGGCGCGCTCCGATGGCCGCCAAGGTGCTGATCGGCCCCAAGGGCGAGGGGTTTGCGGAGAACTGGGTCACGCGGGGAACCAAAGACCCAGCCGCATGGACCCTACAGGAAGATGGCGGGATGCTTCCCAACAAGAAAGACATCACCAGCACGTCTGAGTTTGGCGACTGCTTTGTGCACGTGGAGTTTAAGGTTCCCACCGAGCATGGCAATGCCGGGATCGCGTTCCATGGCCGCTACGAGGTGCAGATGTACAACTCCTTTGGGGGTGAGCTGACCAAGGAGACCGGCGCCGCGTTCTACAGCCAGAAGGCCGCCAAGTTCAACGCCGCCAAGCCCGCGGGCGAGTGGCAGAGCTACGATATCCTCTTCCGTGCCCCGCGCTTCGACGAGACCGGGAAGGTGACCGAGAAGGCCCGCGCCAGTGTTTTCTGGAACGGCGTGCTCGTGCAGAACAACGAGGAGTTCAATGGCCCCACCGGAATCCAGTACGGCGATTTCAAGGGTGAGGTCAAGGTTGGGCCGCTCGTGCTTCAGGGCAACCACGACCTAGTTCAGTACAAGAACCTCTGGGTTGTTTCGCAGTGA
- a CDS encoding VOC family protein, translating to MSFRALELGTADLKRARQFWVETMGLEELSSGPDFVTLAAGETRWTLWQSPTPLACAHFAFNVPENQFDAAVEWLRERVPLLASADGSETVFDFTHWNAHAVYFKDPDGNIAELIARHTLPSSRREQFELLGISEIGRVTSVVEQQRRYLNSPPYSLPDYCEGSETFRPVGDEEGLVILVQVGRPWYPDNTQLAAPVPFRVTFQSGAVYEGLA from the coding sequence GTGAGCTTCCGCGCGCTTGAGCTCGGCACGGCCGACCTGAAGCGTGCACGGCAGTTCTGGGTCGAGACCATGGGGCTGGAGGAGCTTTCCTCCGGCCCCGATTTTGTCACTCTGGCTGCGGGGGAGACGCGCTGGACCCTCTGGCAGTCACCGACACCCCTGGCCTGTGCGCACTTCGCTTTCAATGTCCCTGAGAACCAGTTCGATGCCGCGGTTGAGTGGCTCCGGGAGCGCGTGCCGCTGCTCGCCAGCGCCGACGGTAGCGAGACGGTCTTTGACTTCACCCACTGGAACGCGCACGCGGTCTACTTCAAGGACCCCGATGGCAATATCGCCGAGCTGATCGCACGCCACACGCTACCCTCTAGCCGCCGCGAGCAGTTTGAGCTCCTCGGCATCAGCGAGATCGGCAGGGTGACGTCTGTGGTGGAGCAGCAAAGACGCTACTTGAACTCCCCGCCCTACAGCCTCCCCGACTACTGCGAGGGGAGCGAGACTTTCCGGCCGGTGGGGGACGAAGAAGGGCTGGTGATTCTGGTCCAAGTGGGGCGTCCGTGGTACCCCGATAACACCCAGCTCGCCGCCCCGGTGCCCTTTCGCGTGACCTTCCAGAGCGGCGCGGTCTACGAGGGGCTGGCATGA
- a CDS encoding alpha/beta hydrolase — protein sequence MTRRMFLGTVAALAVSSLTPAFAQQRHEEVVYGHKLGVALSMDVTLPEKSKSNGIGILWMVSGGWKSDHGSVSPELGKAFADRGYTFFQVVHGTAPRFILPEIMQDIHRSVRFVRTNASRWGIDPNRLGISGGSAGGHLTCMMAAYGGPGDPKAKDPVDRASSAVQCAACFYPPTDFLNYGKDGAKAMLNPFLKGYWPAFGITDKTSPDEIETLSKTLSPIYGINKSTCPLFLIHGEADILVPIQQSERLIAKLKEEGVPCDLVRRPGKGHGWPGIEKDAALLMDWFDKYLLKK from the coding sequence ATGACACGACGAATGTTTCTTGGCACCGTTGCCGCCCTTGCGGTCTCCTCGCTCACGCCCGCGTTTGCCCAGCAGCGCCACGAGGAGGTGGTCTACGGCCATAAGCTAGGTGTGGCGCTCTCGATGGACGTCACCCTCCCCGAGAAGTCGAAGTCCAACGGCATTGGGATTCTCTGGATGGTCAGCGGCGGCTGGAAGTCCGACCATGGTAGCGTTAGCCCCGAGCTCGGCAAGGCCTTCGCCGACCGTGGCTACACCTTCTTCCAGGTGGTCCATGGCACCGCCCCCCGGTTCATCCTCCCCGAGATCATGCAGGACATCCACCGCTCCGTGCGCTTTGTCCGCACCAACGCCAGCCGCTGGGGGATCGACCCGAATAGGCTAGGGATCAGCGGCGGGAGCGCGGGCGGGCACCTGACCTGCATGATGGCGGCCTACGGTGGCCCCGGCGATCCCAAGGCAAAAGACCCCGTGGACCGGGCGTCCAGCGCGGTCCAGTGCGCCGCCTGCTTCTACCCCCCCACGGACTTCCTGAACTACGGCAAGGACGGTGCCAAGGCGATGCTCAACCCGTTCTTGAAGGGTTACTGGCCCGCCTTTGGGATCACGGACAAGACCTCGCCCGACGAGATCGAGACGCTCAGCAAGACCCTCTCCCCGATCTACGGCATCAACAAGAGCACCTGCCCCCTCTTCCTCATCCACGGCGAGGCCGATATTCTCGTCCCCATCCAACAGTCGGAGAGACTAATCGCCAAGCTCAAGGAAGAAGGGGTTCCCTGCGACCTTGTGCGGCGCCCCGGCAAGGGCCACGGCTGGCCGGGTATTGAGAAAGACGCGGCGCTCTTGATGGACTGGTTCGACAAGTACCTGCTCAAGAAGTAG
- a CDS encoding DUF559 domain-containing protein — MKPKPKLRGGATETLHQWAQENRNTPTAAEERLWEALRNRQLSGLRFRCQHA, encoded by the coding sequence ATGAAACCAAAACCAAAGCTTCGGGGAGGCGCTACAGAGACTCTCCATCAATGGGCTCAGGAGAATCGGAATACCCCGACAGCTGCTGAGGAGCGGCTCTGGGAAGCCCTTCGAAACCGACAGCTCTCTGGGCTGCGCTTTCGATGCCAGCATGCCTAG